One genomic window of alpha proteobacterium U9-1i includes the following:
- a CDS encoding flagellar protein FlgJ, producing MAEFNGIPLRGAPLPMQQPVRTQPQVSPEIRRTAEQFESMFLSEMLAPMFENLDTEGLGGGGMGEQMFRPMLVEQYAAAIAHSGGIGLADSIITELNRMQAAQAAQAGVQQEPDDGADR from the coding sequence ATGGCTGAGTTCAACGGCATCCCTCTTCGCGGCGCGCCGCTGCCAATGCAGCAGCCAGTGCGCACGCAGCCTCAAGTGTCTCCGGAAATCCGCCGAACCGCTGAGCAGTTCGAGTCTATGTTCTTGTCCGAGATGCTTGCGCCGATGTTCGAGAACCTCGACACCGAAGGCTTGGGCGGCGGCGGCATGGGCGAACAGATGTTTCGCCCGATGCTGGTCGAGCAATATGCCGCCGCGATCGCCCATTCCGGCGGCATCGGCCTGGCCGACAGCATCATCACCGAATTGAACCGCATGCAGGCCGCCCAAGCGGCCCAAGCGGGCGTGCAACAGGAGCCTGACGATGGCGCTGATCGCTGA
- a CDS encoding flagellar basal-body protein flbY: MALIADGAADRADQLLLLTERLGALVAEETRRIEAREPPLAGAEADEKNRLANAYRLELARLKQEPGMLADAPEAALAQLRSRTVQLQTALSQHEISLNAVKLIAEGLVEAMAQELVRQRGGGGVYGAGGAIDAPSSPISAVLDRSA, encoded by the coding sequence ATGGCGCTGATCGCTGACGGCGCGGCCGACCGCGCCGACCAATTGCTGCTGCTGACCGAACGCCTCGGCGCGCTGGTGGCCGAGGAAACGCGCCGTATCGAAGCGCGCGAGCCGCCGCTCGCGGGCGCTGAAGCCGACGAAAAAAACCGCTTGGCCAACGCCTATCGCCTCGAATTGGCGCGCCTGAAGCAGGAGCCCGGCATGTTGGCCGACGCCCCTGAAGCGGCCCTGGCCCAATTGCGCTCGCGCACTGTGCAGCTGCAAACGGCGCTGTCGCAGCACGAAATTTCGCTCAACGCGGTAAAGCTGATCGCAGAGGGCCTGGTGGAGGCGATGGCGCAGGAATTGGTGCGCCAGCGTGGCGGCGGCGGGGTGTACGGCGCCGGTGGTGCGATCGATGCCCCGTCCAGTCCTATCTCCGCCGTGCTCGACCGCAGCGCATGA
- a CDS encoding flagellin protein FlaA, translating to MVSSILPGATGANALGVDTRFTRTTPLKRDDAAPAQTGDRVEISAASWSSSRESVRAGLEQVHLALAIGHDAQGMLLKVQELARNGGSQEELDALLQGFSQRLQAAIDQGAKLVAGEDVNVDAEPGGSPVTVAGADLRLKAEPGWSDVIAVPAEADADSPAALARAAQKSLDTLQGAMERLLEAARALEAHQGFLGAVESAVGVRTDLDAEAARLTALQVRQGLQASNVAIANTEPQAVLTLFRA from the coding sequence ATGGTCTCCAGCATCCTTCCTGGTGCGACGGGCGCAAACGCGCTCGGCGTCGACACCCGCTTTACCCGCACCACGCCGCTGAAGCGCGACGATGCAGCGCCGGCGCAAACGGGTGATCGTGTCGAGATCAGCGCCGCCTCTTGGTCGTCATCGCGCGAAAGCGTTCGGGCGGGGCTTGAGCAGGTTCATCTGGCGCTCGCCATCGGCCATGACGCGCAAGGCATGCTGCTTAAGGTTCAGGAGCTGGCTCGCAACGGCGGCAGCCAGGAAGAACTCGACGCCCTGCTTCAGGGGTTCAGCCAGCGTTTGCAGGCCGCGATCGATCAGGGCGCCAAGCTTGTCGCGGGCGAGGACGTGAATGTCGACGCAGAGCCCGGCGGTTCGCCGGTGACTGTCGCGGGCGCTGATCTGCGCTTGAAGGCGGAGCCGGGCTGGAGCGATGTGATCGCGGTGCCGGCCGAGGCCGACGCCGATAGTCCCGCGGCGCTCGCGCGCGCGGCGCAGAAATCACTCGATACGCTGCAGGGCGCAATGGAGCGTTTGCTGGAAGCGGCGCGTGCGCTGGAGGCGCATCAGGGCTTCCTCGGCGCGGTTGAAAGCGCCGTCGGCGTGCGGACGGATCTCGATGCGGAGGCGGCGCGTTTGACGGCCCTGCAAGTGCGTCAAGGCTTGCAGGCGTCGAATGTCGCGATCGCCAACACAGAGCCGCAAGCAGTGCTGACGCTGTTCCGGGCTTAA
- a CDS encoding flagellar P-ring protein FlgI: MAFNSRAARRALLAVASVLALTPPFTALPAYAEPRIKDIADFEGVRENQLVGYGLVVGLNGTGDSLRNSPFTRQSLAAMLERLGVNATNGNLNTRNVAAVMVTANLPPFASQGSRIDVTVSALGDARSLAGGQLLVTPLMGANQQVYAVAQGPLAIGGFSAEGASGSSVTRGVPTAGRIASGALVEQEIAFDIANQQELRLALRNPDFTTAQRMAAAINTAVGADTARASNPGTILLRRPAAYAGDMVSLIGAIENLQVAVDTPARIVIDEGSGIVVMGENVRVSTVAIAQGNLTISVQEDPFVSQPAPFSRGTTEVVPSSGVNVDEEAGGLVMVPGGVPLRQLVHGLNALGVTPRDMISILQALKAAGAIQADIEVM; encoded by the coding sequence ATGGCATTCAACTCACGCGCGGCGCGCCGGGCGCTCCTTGCGGTCGCATCAGTGCTGGCGCTGACCCCGCCGTTCACGGCGTTGCCGGCCTACGCCGAGCCGCGCATCAAGGACATCGCCGACTTTGAAGGCGTCCGCGAGAACCAACTCGTGGGCTACGGTCTCGTGGTTGGCTTGAACGGCACCGGCGACAGCCTGCGCAACTCGCCCTTCACGCGCCAATCGCTGGCCGCAATGCTGGAGCGCCTCGGCGTCAACGCCACCAACGGCAATCTCAACACCCGCAACGTCGCCGCCGTGATGGTGACGGCCAACCTCCCACCGTTTGCAAGCCAAGGCTCACGCATCGACGTCACCGTCTCCGCTCTGGGCGACGCCCGCAGCCTCGCCGGCGGCCAGCTCCTGGTGACGCCTCTCATGGGCGCAAACCAGCAAGTGTACGCGGTGGCGCAAGGGCCGCTGGCGATCGGCGGCTTCTCCGCCGAAGGCGCTTCCGGAAGTTCAGTGACACGCGGCGTGCCAACAGCGGGTCGCATCGCTTCAGGCGCTTTGGTTGAGCAGGAAATCGCCTTCGACATCGCCAATCAGCAGGAATTGCGGTTGGCGCTGCGCAATCCGGACTTCACCACCGCCCAACGCATGGCGGCCGCCATCAACACCGCCGTCGGCGCGGACACCGCGCGTGCTTCGAACCCCGGCACGATCCTGCTGCGCCGCCCCGCCGCATATGCGGGCGACATGGTTTCGCTGATCGGCGCGATCGAGAATTTGCAGGTCGCGGTCGATACGCCGGCGCGCATCGTCATCGACGAAGGCTCCGGCATCGTCGTGATGGGCGAGAACGTGCGCGTCTCTACCGTCGCGATCGCGCAAGGCAATCTCACCATCTCGGTGCAGGAAGATCCGTTCGTCAGTCAGCCCGCGCCGTTCAGCCGGGGCACGACGGAAGTCGTGCCAAGCTCCGGCGTCAATGTGGATGAAGAGGCTGGCGGCCTGGTCATGGTGCCGGGTGGCGTGCCGCTGCGCCAATTGGTGCACGGGCTTAACGCACTTGGCGTCACCCCGCGCGACATGATCTCGATCCTGCAGGCGCTCAAGGCCGCTGGCGCGATCCAAGCCGACATCGAAGTAATGTGA